The Neobacillus sp. OS1-2 genome includes a window with the following:
- the rpoN gene encoding RNA polymerase factor sigma-54 — translation MNLKAGLWQQQTLKLTMTQELSQAIALLQYSAQELTAFLEDKALENPLMQIETGHVKPMNPLMDRKPKRHQKAEKDWIEQIADKPFSLEDHLLSQINSSNLSAEQVKIIRHLIQNIDENGYFTGDVSDIAHKLKAEEEVVEDCLAVIQTLEPAGIGARDLQECLLMQVYYENPNNELAQRILTDYFVPFADKKWKQIAKELKVTLKDIQDIFDQIQLLNPKPGALLGKETTSYIIPDAIVEQSAAGLTVRMSDDTLPRIGFNEKYYKKFKDQNQQVSRFLEDKVQDYQWILKSIEQRKETLTRVVSKIVEKQLAFFQKGTTYLVPMTMKEVAAELNIHESTVSRAVREKYVQTPIGTFALKTFFTSTIQTVAAEENTSSTQVKNKISKLIEQENKEKPLSDQEIVEQLKEREGIVVSRRTIAKYRDQMGIQSSSKRKRFN, via the coding sequence ATGAACTTAAAGGCAGGTTTATGGCAGCAGCAAACGTTAAAATTAACGATGACACAGGAATTGTCACAGGCGATTGCGTTATTGCAATATTCGGCCCAGGAATTGACGGCCTTTTTAGAAGATAAGGCACTAGAAAATCCCCTCATGCAAATTGAAACTGGCCATGTGAAGCCGATGAATCCGCTCATGGATCGTAAACCGAAGCGCCATCAAAAGGCAGAAAAGGACTGGATCGAACAAATTGCCGATAAACCTTTTTCACTAGAGGACCATTTACTCTCACAAATTAACAGTTCAAACCTTTCGGCAGAGCAAGTAAAAATAATCCGTCATCTAATTCAGAACATAGATGAAAACGGTTACTTTACAGGCGACGTTAGTGATATTGCCCATAAACTTAAAGCAGAGGAAGAGGTAGTAGAAGATTGTTTAGCGGTGATTCAAACGCTAGAGCCGGCGGGGATCGGTGCAAGGGATCTTCAAGAGTGCCTCTTGATGCAAGTGTATTATGAAAATCCCAATAATGAGTTGGCCCAGCGCATACTTACTGACTATTTTGTCCCATTTGCAGATAAGAAATGGAAGCAGATTGCCAAAGAACTGAAAGTAACCCTAAAGGATATTCAAGATATATTTGACCAAATTCAATTGCTTAACCCAAAGCCGGGTGCGCTGCTTGGGAAAGAAACGACTTCGTATATTATTCCCGATGCGATCGTTGAGCAATCAGCGGCAGGCCTCACAGTGCGAATGTCCGATGATACCTTGCCAAGAATCGGGTTTAATGAAAAATATTATAAAAAATTCAAAGATCAGAATCAGCAGGTCAGCCGTTTTTTGGAGGATAAGGTCCAGGATTATCAGTGGATTTTAAAAAGTATTGAACAACGGAAGGAAACGCTAACAAGGGTAGTCTCCAAAATTGTTGAAAAGCAATTGGCTTTTTTTCAAAAAGGAACAACCTATTTAGTCCCCATGACCATGAAGGAAGTGGCAGCGGAACTAAATATTCATGAATCAACGGTGAGCCGTGCAGTCCGGGAAAAATATGTGCAAACACCCATTGGAACCTTTGCATTAAAAACCTTTTTTACAAGCACGATTCAGACCGTTGCAGCGGAAGAGAATACTTCATCTACGCAAGTGAAAAATAAGATTAGTAAATTAATAGAACAAGAAAATAAGGAAAAACCATTATCAGATCAAGAAATTGTGGAACAATTAAAGGAGAGGGAAGGGATCGTTGTCTCAAGGCGTACGATTGCAAAGTACCGCGATCAAATGGGAATCCAATCTTCATCCAAACGAAAAAGGTTCAATTAG
- the clpP gene encoding ATP-dependent Clp endopeptidase proteolytic subunit ClpP, with translation MNLIPTVIEQTNRGERAYDIYSRLLKDRIIMLGSAIDDNVSNSIVAQLLFLEAENPEKDITLYINSPGGSITAGMAIYDTMQYIKADVSTVCIGMAASMGAFLLAAGEKGKRYALPNAEVMIHQPLGGAQGQATEIEIAAKRILFLREKLNGILSERTGQPLEVIQRDTDRDNFMTAERAKEYGLIDNIVTRKPIEKKDNK, from the coding sequence ATGAATTTGATTCCTACAGTTATTGAACAAACAAACCGCGGCGAACGTGCCTATGACATTTATTCCCGTCTGTTAAAAGACCGGATTATTATGCTTGGCAGTGCCATTGATGACAATGTTTCCAATAGCATTGTAGCACAGTTATTATTTTTAGAAGCAGAAAATCCTGAAAAGGATATTACTCTTTACATCAATAGCCCTGGTGGAAGCATCACTGCCGGTATGGCTATTTATGATACGATGCAGTATATTAAAGCAGATGTATCGACGGTATGTATTGGTATGGCGGCTTCTATGGGTGCATTCTTACTTGCAGCCGGGGAAAAAGGCAAGCGTTATGCATTACCGAATGCGGAAGTCATGATTCACCAGCCACTTGGCGGTGCCCAAGGACAAGCAACGGAAATCGAGATTGCAGCGAAACGCATCCTCTTCCTTCGTGAAAAGTTAAACGGAATTCTTTCAGAACGCACAGGTCAGCCGCTTGAAGTGATTCAACGCGATACCGACCGTGATAACTTCATGACTGCTGAGAGAGCAAAGGAATACGGCCTAATTGATAATATCGTTACCCGTAAGCCTATTGAAAAAAAGGATAATAAATAA
- a CDS encoding HPr family phosphocarrier protein: MLVKQVEVKLKTGLQARPAALFVQEANRFSADIFLEKDGKKVNAKSIMGLMSLAVGSGVVINIIADGDDEDRAINVLTDFIEKEH, translated from the coding sequence ATGTTGGTGAAACAAGTAGAGGTAAAATTGAAAACGGGTCTTCAAGCACGACCAGCCGCACTTTTTGTGCAGGAAGCCAACCGTTTTTCAGCTGATATTTTCCTAGAGAAAGATGGCAAGAAGGTTAACGCGAAAAGCATCATGGGCTTAATGAGCCTGGCAGTAGGGTCAGGAGTTGTCATTAACATTATCGCTGATGGCGATGATGAAGACAGGGCAATCAACGTATTAACAGATTTTATTGAAAAAGAACATTAA
- the whiA gene encoding DNA-binding protein WhiA, which translates to MSFASETKKELTNLEVKTCCIQSELSALIRMNGSLSFSNRKLVVDIQTENAAIARRIYTLLKKSYQIQVELLVRKKMRLKKNNVYIVRLSQQAKQILEDMKILGEGFTIIHDISPELIKKKCCKRSYLRGAFLAGGSVNNPETSSYHLEISSLYKEHNDSLCELMNTFGLNSKTLERKKGFITYLKEAEKITEFLNIVGAHNALLRFEDVRIVRDMRNSVNRLVNCETANLNKTIGASIRQVDNIRFIDANVGLQILPDKLREIAELRVQYPDVTLKELGEMVSGGTISKSGINHRLRKIDEIADKLRAGDMALKHGSL; encoded by the coding sequence ATGTCTTTCGCTTCGGAGACAAAAAAGGAATTAACGAACTTGGAAGTGAAAACGTGCTGCATTCAGTCCGAGCTATCGGCATTGATTCGCATGAACGGTTCCCTGTCCTTTTCAAATCGTAAGTTAGTAGTGGATATTCAAACCGAAAATGCTGCGATTGCCAGAAGAATTTATACATTGTTGAAGAAGAGCTACCAAATTCAAGTAGAGCTTTTAGTTAGAAAGAAAATGCGCCTGAAGAAAAATAACGTATACATCGTTCGTTTATCCCAGCAGGCAAAGCAAATTCTTGAGGACATGAAAATTTTGGGTGAAGGATTTACCATTATTCACGATATTTCACCAGAATTGATAAAAAAGAAGTGTTGTAAGCGTTCTTATTTACGTGGTGCCTTTCTTGCCGGAGGGTCTGTTAATAATCCAGAAACATCTTCTTATCATTTGGAAATTTCTTCACTTTATAAAGAACATAACGACTCTTTATGTGAATTGATGAATACATTTGGATTAAACAGTAAAACGCTTGAGCGAAAAAAGGGCTTTATCACCTATTTAAAAGAAGCCGAGAAAATTACGGAATTTCTTAATATTGTTGGGGCTCATAACGCTCTGCTTCGCTTTGAGGATGTCAGAATTGTCAGGGATATGCGGAATTCCGTTAATCGTCTGGTAAACTGTGAAACCGCCAATCTTAATAAAACCATTGGCGCCTCCATCAGGCAGGTTGACAACATCCGGTTTATCGATGCCAATGTGGGCTTGCAAATTTTGCCTGATAAACTGAGAGAAATTGCTGAACTTCGTGTTCAATATCCTGATGTTACTCTGAAAGAATTAGGGGAAATGGTATCCGGCGGGACCATCAGTAAGTCAGGAATTAATCATCGCTTGAGAAAAATTGATGAGATTGCAGACAAACTGCGCGCTGGGGACATGGCGTTAAAGCATGGAAGCTTGTGA
- the yvcK gene encoding YvcK family protein, with protein MREFGQPRIVVIGGGTGLPVLLRGLKQYPVDITAIVTVADDGGSSGRLREDLHIPPPGDIRNVLASLSDVEPLVEEMFQHRFKTSNELSGHSLGNLILAAMTSITGNFVHAIQEMSKILNVRGKVLPAANQSVVLHAEMEDGAIVSGESKIPYSGKRIKRVFLTSKKAIRPLPESIQAIRQADLIIIGPGSLYTSILPNLLVPRLGDELCRSHAKKVYICNLMTQAGETHGFTASDHVKAIYDHMSCAFINTILVNNEEIPQHIQLRYNEELADPVLYDLPQLFELGLEVVHADIAYQENGALRHDPKKVANILYNLLVDETKKRYEA; from the coding sequence ATGAGAGAGTTTGGACAGCCTCGAATCGTCGTCATTGGCGGGGGAACAGGATTACCGGTTTTATTACGAGGATTAAAACAGTATCCTGTCGATATTACCGCCATTGTGACGGTCGCGGATGACGGCGGCAGCTCGGGGCGCTTGCGCGAGGATCTGCATATACCTCCACCTGGTGACATCCGCAATGTACTGGCATCACTGTCAGATGTGGAACCACTCGTAGAGGAGATGTTTCAGCACCGTTTCAAAACATCGAATGAACTTTCCGGACATTCACTTGGAAATTTAATCCTAGCGGCGATGACCTCCATCACCGGAAATTTCGTTCATGCGATTCAGGAAATGAGTAAGATCCTAAATGTTCGCGGCAAGGTACTTCCAGCAGCAAACCAGAGCGTGGTATTACATGCAGAGATGGAGGACGGCGCCATCGTTTCCGGGGAATCGAAAATTCCTTACTCTGGGAAAAGAATCAAACGAGTATTTTTAACTTCTAAAAAGGCGATTCGCCCTTTGCCGGAGTCGATTCAAGCGATTCGCCAGGCAGACTTAATTATTATTGGCCCTGGCAGCTTGTATACCAGTATTTTGCCCAATTTGCTTGTCCCGCGTCTAGGCGATGAGCTGTGTCGCTCCCATGCCAAAAAGGTGTATATATGTAACCTGATGACGCAGGCAGGGGAAACGCATGGCTTTACAGCAAGTGATCATGTGAAGGCCATCTATGATCATATGAGCTGTGCTTTCATAAATACAATTCTCGTCAATAACGAAGAAATTCCACAGCATATTCAGCTTCGTTATAATGAAGAATTGGCTGACCCGGTTCTGTATGATTTGCCTCAGTTGTTTGAGCTTGGGCTTGAAGTAGTGCATGCTGACATTGCCTATCAGGAAAATGGGGCGTTACGGCATGATCCGAAAAAAGTGGCAAACATTTTATATAATTTGCTTGTAGATGAAACCAAAAAGCGTTATGAAGCGTAG
- the rapZ gene encoding RNase adapter RapZ has product MSTGSTSEIQMVIITGMSGAGKTVAIQSFEDLGFFCVDNLPPTLLPKFLELMKESGNKMNKVALVMDLRGREFFDHLFKALDDLAETSWVTPQILFLDADDSTLVRRYKETRRSHPLAHSGLPLEGITLERELLEGLKGRAQLIYNTSQMKPRELREKILTEFTANKQLIFTVNVMSFGFKHGIPIDADLVFDVRFLPNPFYIEHMRPLTGLDEEVSSYVLKWNETNKFLEKLTDLLSFMLPHYKREGKAQLVIAIGCTGGQHRSVTLAEYLGRFFQNDYKTCVTHRDIEKRKDKTT; this is encoded by the coding sequence ATGAGTACCGGTTCGACAAGTGAAATCCAGATGGTCATCATTACCGGAATGTCTGGGGCTGGAAAAACGGTAGCCATTCAAAGCTTTGAAGACTTAGGATTCTTCTGTGTTGATAACCTGCCTCCCACATTACTTCCAAAATTCCTTGAACTTATGAAGGAATCAGGGAATAAAATGAATAAAGTTGCCCTTGTTATGGATCTAAGAGGGAGAGAATTCTTTGATCACCTCTTTAAAGCCCTTGATGACCTGGCGGAAACATCCTGGGTGACACCGCAGATTCTTTTTTTAGATGCGGATGATTCTACATTAGTACGCCGGTATAAGGAAACAAGGCGGTCACATCCACTTGCCCATTCAGGCTTACCTCTTGAGGGTATCACGCTCGAACGAGAGCTTCTTGAGGGATTAAAAGGCCGGGCACAATTGATTTACAATACTTCCCAGATGAAACCGCGTGAATTACGTGAGAAAATATTAACGGAGTTTACGGCAAATAAACAATTAATCTTTACTGTCAATGTCATGTCGTTTGGCTTTAAGCACGGGATTCCGATTGATGCGGATCTTGTATTTGATGTGCGCTTCCTGCCCAATCCTTTTTATATTGAACACATGCGTCCATTAACAGGCTTGGATGAAGAGGTCTCAAGCTATGTCCTTAAATGGAATGAAACCAATAAATTTCTAGAAAAATTGACGGACTTACTCAGCTTCATGCTCCCGCATTATAAAAGAGAAGGGAAAGCACAGCTAGTGATTGCGATTGGCTGTACCGGCGGCCAGCATCGATCTGTTACCTTAGCAGAGTACTTGGGCCGATTTTTCCAAAATGATTATAAGACATGCGTCACCCACCGTGACATTGAGAAGAGAAAGGATAAAACAACATGA
- a CDS encoding 8-oxo-dGTP diphosphatase, whose amino-acid sequence MQRVTNCVLIRNNQILLLQKPRRGWWVAPGGKMEPGESVRDSCIREFREETGIYLKNPQLKGIFTMIMKESDELLSEWMMFTFVATDSDGIDLDESEEGKLAWQPFDQIKSLPMAAGDLHIIDYMIHGNGIIYGTFTYTKDFELISYRLDPS is encoded by the coding sequence ATGCAGCGGGTGACGAATTGTGTATTAATTAGAAATAATCAAATATTGTTGCTGCAGAAACCGCGCCGTGGCTGGTGGGTGGCTCCTGGCGGGAAAATGGAGCCGGGCGAGTCGGTTCGTGACTCTTGCATTCGGGAATTCCGTGAAGAAACGGGCATTTATTTAAAAAACCCACAATTAAAAGGTATTTTTACGATGATTATGAAAGAGAGCGACGAGCTCCTCTCCGAGTGGATGATGTTTACCTTCGTTGCCACCGATTCAGATGGCATCGATTTAGATGAATCGGAAGAAGGAAAGCTGGCATGGCAGCCGTTTGATCAGATTAAAAGTCTGCCGATGGCCGCTGGCGATCTACATATCATTGATTACATGATTCATGGAAATGGAATCATTTACGGCACTTTTACTTATACAAAAGATTTTGAACTCATTAGTTATCGATTAGATCCAAGTTAA
- the trxB gene encoding thioredoxin-disulfide reductase: protein MTEEKIYDVIIAGAGPAGMTAAVYTSRANLSTLMIERGMPGGQMANTEDVENYPGFESILGPDLSTKMFEHAKKFGAEYAYGDIKGIVDHGDYKIVTAGAKQYKAYSVIITTGAEYKKIGVPGEKELGGRGVSYCAVCDGAFFKGKELYVIGGGDSAVEEGVYLTRFASKVTIVHRRDKLRAQKILQDRAFANEKVDFIWNHTIKSINDKDGKVGSVTLVSTQNGEEQTLPADGVFIYIGMLPLSKPFESIGITNENGYIETNELMETKVPGIFAAGDIREKTLRQIVTATGDGSIAAQSAQHYVEELKEEMKLKK from the coding sequence ATGACTGAAGAAAAAATTTATGACGTTATTATTGCTGGGGCTGGTCCTGCGGGAATGACAGCCGCTGTGTATACATCACGCGCAAATCTTTCCACACTCATGATTGAGCGCGGAATGCCGGGCGGGCAAATGGCCAATACCGAGGATGTCGAGAACTATCCAGGATTTGAAAGTATTTTAGGACCTGATTTATCAACAAAAATGTTTGAGCATGCCAAAAAGTTTGGCGCTGAATATGCTTATGGTGATATAAAAGGAATCGTTGATCATGGTGATTACAAGATCGTGACTGCGGGCGCAAAACAATATAAAGCCTATTCTGTTATCATTACAACAGGTGCTGAATATAAGAAAATCGGCGTTCCAGGAGAAAAGGAGCTCGGCGGCCGCGGTGTTTCCTATTGTGCCGTTTGTGACGGGGCATTTTTTAAAGGAAAAGAACTTTACGTCATTGGCGGCGGAGACTCTGCTGTTGAGGAAGGCGTGTATTTAACTCGCTTTGCTTCTAAAGTAACCATTGTTCACCGACGTGACAAGTTGCGTGCGCAAAAGATTCTCCAAGACCGTGCCTTTGCGAACGAAAAAGTGGACTTTATTTGGAATCACACGATTAAATCGATAAATGACAAAGACGGTAAGGTTGGCAGTGTGACGCTCGTTTCAACTCAAAATGGTGAGGAGCAGACACTTCCAGCGGATGGTGTGTTCATTTATATCGGGATGCTGCCGCTGTCAAAACCATTTGAAAGCATCGGTATTACCAACGAAAATGGCTACATTGAGACGAATGAGCTCATGGAAACGAAGGTGCCGGGGATTTTCGCCGCTGGAGATATCCGTGAAAAAACGTTGCGTCAGATTGTAACGGCTACTGGCGACGGCAGTATTGCCGCACAAAGTGCCCAGCATTATGTAGAAGAGCTAAAAGAAGAAATGAAATTAAAGAAATAG
- a CDS encoding tetratricopeptide repeat protein — MVKDLMARMQKGKLLSFVPTGEYYFTKGLKAYHRRDFIKAKKYLGRAIQLEPGEPMITCQLAIVSTELGEFENSNRLLHLVIEELDPEMAECHYFLANNYAHMGFFKDAYHHSKLYLQLDPDGDFSEDTEDLLDLLTLESDDFEDELYQEDDLIIKQEQARELLESGYFPKAIELLKEVVKEYPEYWSAYNNLALAYFYLGKVERAESILEDVLERNPGNLHALCNRLVFAHYQGQSESAAELLEPLKKIQPLLSEYQFKLGATFALVGEYELAYIWLKKLYKHGFNGDGPFYYWLSYAAYFTGYENFAKSIWKKVLEITPDKEGLEPWNDKNPRANGFEDYKGSIFQKLESDYVEERLFALFLTTVSSKKEEIITSKRLFQNQKFTSLEKEYISLIRSGKPSVIADAQEIAEIFYENYHPIGAIESGLYLMWFSVFVEVSKADIHLKNKRAWAAAVEYLWHKLRSEKVSQLEVAERYGLSPATIGKYVKLVNNYLN; from the coding sequence ATGGTGAAAGACTTGATGGCAAGAATGCAAAAAGGAAAACTATTATCATTTGTTCCTACGGGGGAATATTATTTCACGAAGGGTTTAAAGGCATACCATCGACGTGATTTTATAAAAGCAAAAAAATATCTTGGGCGAGCCATACAGCTTGAGCCGGGTGAACCGATGATAACATGCCAGTTGGCGATTGTGTCAACCGAACTTGGCGAGTTTGAAAATTCCAACCGACTCTTGCACCTCGTCATTGAAGAGCTTGACCCGGAAATGGCGGAATGCCATTACTTTTTAGCGAATAATTATGCCCATATGGGATTTTTTAAAGATGCATACCACCACAGTAAGCTCTATTTACAGCTGGATCCTGATGGTGATTTTTCGGAAGACACAGAGGATCTGCTTGATTTACTCACTTTGGAATCGGATGATTTTGAGGATGAACTGTATCAAGAGGATGATCTCATCATCAAACAAGAACAGGCGCGGGAGCTGCTGGAATCTGGCTATTTTCCAAAGGCTATTGAACTGTTAAAAGAGGTCGTAAAGGAATATCCGGAATACTGGTCCGCCTATAACAATTTAGCGCTTGCCTACTTTTATTTAGGAAAAGTGGAAAGAGCGGAGTCCATCTTGGAAGATGTTCTGGAGCGAAATCCAGGTAATCTTCATGCCCTATGCAACAGGCTTGTATTTGCGCATTATCAAGGTCAGTCAGAGAGTGCTGCAGAATTATTGGAACCATTGAAAAAAATCCAGCCGCTGCTTAGCGAGTATCAATTCAAACTAGGGGCAACCTTTGCCTTGGTCGGGGAATATGAGCTTGCATATATATGGTTGAAAAAGTTATATAAGCATGGTTTTAACGGGGATGGTCCGTTTTATTATTGGCTTTCCTATGCTGCTTACTTCACGGGCTATGAAAATTTCGCGAAAAGCATCTGGAAAAAGGTACTCGAAATAACGCCTGATAAAGAAGGCTTGGAGCCATGGAATGATAAAAATCCACGGGCAAATGGCTTTGAGGACTATAAGGGATCTATTTTCCAAAAGCTTGAAAGTGACTATGTGGAAGAACGATTATTTGCCCTTTTCCTGACAACTGTTTCAAGTAAAAAGGAAGAAATCATTACCTCAAAGCGTCTGTTTCAAAATCAGAAATTTACTTCTTTAGAAAAAGAGTATATTTCGTTGATTCGGTCAGGAAAACCATCGGTGATCGCAGACGCCCAGGAAATTGCTGAGATTTTTTATGAAAATTACCACCCAATAGGCGCCATTGAGTCAGGGTTGTATTTAATGTGGTTTTCGGTGTTTGTTGAAGTATCTAAGGCGGATATCCATTTGAAAAATAAACGTGCCTGGGCAGCGGCAGTCGAGTACTTGTGGCATAAACTGCGCAGCGAAAAGGTTTCGCAGCTGGAAGTGGCTGAGCGCTACGGTCTATCACCAGCAACCATCGGAAAATATGTAAAATTAGTGAATAACTATTTAAATTAA
- the hisIE gene encoding bifunctional phosphoribosyl-AMP cyclohydrolase/phosphoribosyl-ATP diphosphatase HisIE, producing the protein MNVRFDEKGLVPAIIQDAGTKEVLTLAYMNEESLAKTIETGETWFYSRSRQELWHKGATSGNTQTVVSINYDCDQDALLVLVYPKGPACHTGAVSCFSERIEENTSNLSDYQILQSLEKVIVEREQQRPEGAYTTYLFEKGVDKILKKVGEEAAEVIIAAKNRDHEELRWEAADLLYHLQVLLVEQELPFKEVLRTLEERHKDRS; encoded by the coding sequence ATGAATGTTCGATTTGATGAAAAGGGGCTCGTTCCGGCGATTATTCAGGATGCCGGAACGAAAGAAGTGTTAACACTTGCTTATATGAACGAGGAATCGCTGGCAAAAACGATTGAAACGGGGGAAACGTGGTTTTACAGCCGCTCCCGTCAGGAATTATGGCACAAAGGAGCCACAAGCGGCAATACCCAAACGGTTGTCAGCATCAACTACGACTGCGACCAAGATGCGTTATTGGTGTTGGTTTATCCAAAAGGCCCAGCTTGTCATACCGGAGCAGTCAGTTGTTTTTCAGAACGGATCGAGGAAAATACCTCGAACTTGAGTGATTACCAGATTTTACAATCACTTGAAAAAGTGATCGTGGAACGAGAGCAACAACGGCCCGAGGGGGCCTATACAACGTACCTTTTTGAAAAAGGTGTGGATAAAATTTTGAAAAAGGTTGGTGAGGAAGCCGCCGAGGTGATTATCGCTGCCAAGAACCGCGACCATGAAGAGCTAAGGTGGGAAGCGGCAGACCTACTTTACCACTTGCAAGTGCTACTGGTCGAACAAGAACTTCCCTTTAAAGAGGTTTTACGAACACTTGAAGAAAGACACAAAGACCGGTCCTAA
- the hisF gene encoding imidazole glycerol phosphate synthase subunit HisF: MTLTKRIIPCLDVKDGRVVKGIQFVQLRDAGDPVELARFYDEQGADELVFLDISASVEGRKTMIEVVKAVAAELAIPFTVGGGINSLEDMKKILRAGADKVSLNTAAVINSDLIREGAGYFGSQCIVVAIDAKFDPEIGTWRVYTHGGRKPTEKTAVEWAIEAAELGAGEILLTSMDSDGEKNGFDLKLTKAISEAVTIPVIASGGAGRAEHFEEAFLAGKADAALAASIFHYKETSVDEVKSYLREKGVSIR; encoded by the coding sequence ATGACACTAACAAAGCGAATTATTCCCTGTCTTGATGTGAAAGATGGCCGGGTGGTGAAGGGCATTCAATTTGTTCAACTTCGTGATGCAGGCGATCCCGTAGAACTGGCCCGATTTTACGATGAGCAAGGGGCGGACGAGCTCGTATTTCTAGATATCTCCGCATCGGTAGAAGGAAGGAAAACGATGATTGAAGTCGTGAAGGCTGTCGCCGCTGAACTGGCGATTCCCTTTACCGTTGGCGGCGGCATCAATTCACTGGAGGACATGAAAAAAATCCTCCGGGCTGGTGCAGACAAGGTGTCGCTCAATACGGCAGCCGTTATAAATTCGGATTTGATTCGTGAAGGCGCAGGCTACTTTGGCTCACAATGCATCGTAGTTGCTATCGATGCTAAATTTGACCCAGAGATAGGAACGTGGCGTGTTTATACCCATGGAGGCAGAAAACCGACAGAAAAAACAGCTGTGGAATGGGCAATAGAGGCGGCCGAACTAGGTGCTGGTGAAATTCTTTTAACCAGCATGGACAGCGATGGTGAGAAAAACGGCTTCGATTTAAAGTTAACGAAAGCAATTAGCGAGGCCGTCACGATTCCGGTTATCGCTTCAGGCGGAGCCGGAAGAGCCGAACATTTTGAAGAGGCATTTTTAGCAGGAAAAGCTGATGCCGCCCTCGCAGCCTCGATTTTTCATTACAAAGAAACGTCAGTAGATGAAGTGAAAAGCTATTTGCGGGAAAAAGGAGTGAGCATACGATGA
- the hisA gene encoding 1-(5-phosphoribosyl)-5-[(5-phosphoribosylamino)methylideneamino]imidazole-4-carboxamide isomerase — MSFTIYPAIDMRGGNCVRLLRGDYDQETIYGDSPFDMAQSFAAEGAEWIHMVDLDGAKDGKRVNDRFVITAAQKLANVSIQIGGGIRSEADIHHYLENGVNRVIIGSIAVSNPNFAIDMIKKYGSNIAVGIDAKNGYVATHGWLETSALKAVELGKRFADAGAETFIFTDIATDGTLSGPNIAAVCEMAETTGKNVIASGGVSSLADLKALSTAKNISGAIVGKALYENRFTLKEALEEVKRS, encoded by the coding sequence ATGAGCTTCACGATTTATCCGGCAATTGATATGCGGGGCGGCAATTGCGTCCGCCTCCTTCGGGGGGATTATGATCAAGAAACCATCTATGGGGATTCGCCGTTCGATATGGCGCAAAGCTTTGCAGCAGAAGGTGCTGAATGGATCCATATGGTTGACCTTGACGGAGCAAAGGATGGAAAACGGGTCAATGACCGATTTGTCATCACAGCAGCCCAAAAGCTAGCGAACGTAAGCATCCAGATTGGCGGGGGCATCCGTTCGGAGGCAGATATCCATCACTATCTTGAAAATGGTGTCAATCGTGTCATCATCGGCAGTATTGCTGTTTCCAATCCTAACTTTGCCATCGACATGATCAAAAAATACGGGTCAAACATCGCAGTCGGAATTGATGCGAAAAACGGCTATGTTGCGACACATGGCTGGCTTGAAACCTCTGCCCTCAAGGCAGTTGAACTAGGAAAACGGTTTGCGGATGCGGGAGCTGAAACCTTTATTTTTACCGACATTGCCACCGACGGTACGCTTTCAGGTCCCAATATTGCAGCAGTTTGTGAAATGGCCGAAACAACGGGCAAAAATGTCATCGCCTCAGGCGGGGTAAGCAGTCTTGCTGATCTAAAGGCATTATCGACCGCTAAAAATATAAGCGGTGCAATCGTTGGAAAAGCCCTTTATGAAAATCGTTTTACCCTAAAGGAAGCACTAGAAGAGGTGAAACGCTCATGA